The proteins below come from a single Saimiri boliviensis isolate mSaiBol1 chromosome 16, mSaiBol1.pri, whole genome shotgun sequence genomic window:
- the GGACT gene encoding gamma-glutamylaminecyclotransferase, whose protein sequence is MALLFVYGTLKRGQPNHRVLRDGAHGSADFRAHGRTLEPYPLVIAGEHNIPWLLHLPGSGRRVEGEVYAVDERMLRFLDDFESCPTLYQRTALRVQLLEDRAPGAKEPLAPAEAQCFVYSTATFPPEWAQLPHHDSYDSEGPHGLRYNPRENR, encoded by the coding sequence ATGGCCCTCCTCTTCGTGTACGGCACCCTGAAGCGGGGCCAGCCCAACCACCGGGTCCTGCGGGATGGCGCGCACGGCTCCGCAGACTTCCGGGCGCACGGCCGCACGCTGGAGCCCTACCCGCTGGTGATCGCAGGGGAGCACAACATCCCGTGGCTGCTGCACCTGCCCGGCTCGGGGCGCCGCGTGGAGGGCGAGGTCTACGCGGTGGACGAGCGGATGCTGCGCTTCCTGGACGACTTCGAGAGCTGCCCGACCCTGTACCAGCGCACGGCGCTGCGGGTGCAGCTGCTGGAGGACCGGGCCCCAGGCGCAAAGGAGCCGCTGGCGCCCGCCGAGGCGCAGTGCTTCGTGTACAGCACGGCTACCTTCCCGCCGGAGTGGGCCCAGCTCCCTCACCACGACAGCTATGACTCTGAGGGGCCACACGGGCTGCGCTACAACCCCCGGGAGAACAGATGA